One window from the genome of Balaenoptera musculus isolate JJ_BM4_2016_0621 chromosome 3, mBalMus1.pri.v3, whole genome shotgun sequence encodes:
- the LOC118893381 gene encoding olfactory receptor 10H1-like, whose protein sequence is MQGANLSAVTEFILIGFSIFPNLQLMFFLLYLLMYLFTLLGNLLIMVTIWSERSLHTPMYLFLCALSISEVLYTFAIIPRMLADLLSTHHTIALMACASQMFFSLTFGFTHSFLLTVMGYDRYVAICQPLRYNVLMSPHGCACLVAWSWAGGSVMGLVVTSAIFYLTFCGPNVIHHFFCHMPPLAMLACGDNVSTVAMGVGLVCVTVLLGCCLLILLSYASIVAAILRIPSAEGRHKAFSTCASHLTVVVMHYGFASVIYLKPKGPQFLEGDTLMGTTYTVLTPFLSPIIFSLRNKELKNAMKKTFLNKFFLHSS, encoded by the coding sequence ATGCAGGGAGCCAACCTCTCAGCAGTGACTGAATTCATCCTCATCGGCTTCTCCATCTTCCCCAACCTTCAGCTGATGTTCTTCCTGCTGTACCTGCTGATGTACCTGTTCACGTTGCTGGGGAACCTCCTCATCATGGTCACCATCTGGAGCGAGCGCAGCCTCCACACGCCCATGTACCTCTTCCTGTGTGCCCTCTCCATCTCCGAGGTCCTCTACACCTTTGCCATCATCCCGCGCATGCTGGCCGACCTGCTCTCCACCCACCACACCATCGCCCTCATGGCCTGTGCCAGCCAGATGTTCTTCTCCCTCACGTTCGGCTTCACCCACTCCTTCCTGCTCACCGTCATGGGCTACGACCGCTACGTGGCCATCTGCCAGCCCCTGCGCTACAACGTGCTCATGAGCCCCCATGGCTGTGCCTGCCTGGTGGCCTGGTCCTGGGCTGGAGGCTCAGTCATGGGGCTAGTGGTGACATCTGCCATTTTCTACCTCACCTTTTGTGGACCCAATGTGATCCACCATTTCTTCTGCCACATGCCACCTCTAGCGATGTTAGCCTGTGGGGACAACGTCTCCACCGTGGCCATGGGTGTGGGCCTGGTGTGTGTCACTGTCCTGCTGGGCTGCTGtctcctcatcctcctctctTATGCCTCCATCGTGGCCGCCATCTTGAGGATCCCCTCAGCCGAGGGCCGGCACAAGGCCTTCTCCACGTGTGCGTCCCACCTCACCGTGGTGGTCATGCACTATGGCTTTGCCTCTGTCATCTACCTCAAGCCCAAGGGTCCCCAGTTTCTGGAAGGAGACACCCTGATGGGCACCACCTACACAGTCCTCACTCCCTTCCTCAGCCCCATCATCTTCAGCCTCAGGAACAAGGAGCTGAAGAATGCCATGAAAAAGACCTTCCTCAACAAATTCTTTCTCCATAGCTCCTGA